A single Nostoc sp. PCC 7107 DNA region contains:
- a CDS encoding 3-hydroxyacyl-CoA dehydrogenase family protein, translated as MNIQTVGVIGAGVMGIGVAQNLAQTGHQVILIDISEDILDKAKYEIRNNIRLQSFFKKSDNSKTPDSILEKIEFSTSYKFLENADFVVENVTEKWDIKKGIYPQLDSICQPNCVFAANTSAIPITRIASLTKRPDKVLGIHFMNPVPMKPMVEMIRGYHTSETTIDTAKQMLTQMGKECVIVNDSPGFVSNRVLMLTINEAVFLVQDQVATAEDVDKIFKGCFGHKMGPLETADLIGLDTILFSIEVLYENFNDSKYRPCPLLQKMVDAGLHGRKSGKGFYAYQ; from the coding sequence ATGAACATTCAAACAGTAGGTGTAATTGGTGCAGGCGTAATGGGTATTGGGGTTGCCCAAAACCTCGCACAAACAGGCCATCAAGTGATTCTGATAGATATTTCTGAAGATATTCTTGATAAAGCTAAATACGAAATCAGAAATAATATCCGCTTGCAGAGTTTTTTCAAAAAAAGTGACAATTCAAAAACTCCAGATAGTATTTTGGAAAAAATCGAATTTTCTACCAGCTATAAATTTTTAGAAAATGCTGATTTTGTAGTTGAAAATGTTACCGAAAAATGGGATATTAAAAAAGGGATATATCCGCAATTAGATTCTATATGTCAGCCAAATTGTGTATTCGCTGCTAACACATCAGCAATTCCGATTACTCGCATAGCTTCACTGACCAAACGCCCTGATAAAGTCCTGGGTATTCACTTTATGAATCCTGTACCAATGAAGCCAATGGTAGAGATGATTCGTGGATATCATACCTCTGAGACAACAATTGACACAGCAAAACAAATGCTGACTCAGATGGGGAAAGAATGCGTCATTGTCAACGATTCACCGGGTTTTGTTTCTAACCGTGTGTTGATGTTAACGATTAACGAAGCTGTTTTTCTAGTGCAAGATCAAGTAGCTACAGCAGAAGATGTAGACAAAATTTTTAAAGGCTGTTTTGGTCACAAAATGGGGCCTTTAGAAACAGCAGATTTAATTGGACTAGATACCATTTTATTTTCTATCGAAGTTTTGTATGAAAACTTTAACGATAGTAAATACAGACCATGCCCTTTACTGCAAAAAATGGTAGACGCTGGGCTACATGGGAGAAAGAGTGGTAAAGGTTTTTACGCATATCAATAG
- a CDS encoding acyl carrier protein translates to MNELQAKIKPFLSKFFGNHDLQPDEDIFALGFVNSMFAMQLVLFVEQEFQVAIENEDLEFENFRTINSIANLVERKTAVLTQ, encoded by the coding sequence ATGAACGAACTTCAAGCTAAAATTAAACCTTTCTTGTCAAAATTTTTCGGCAATCATGATTTACAACCAGATGAAGATATTTTTGCTCTGGGTTTTGTGAATTCTATGTTTGCGATGCAACTTGTTTTGTTTGTAGAACAAGAATTTCAAGTTGCTATTGAAAATGAAGACTTAGAGTTTGAAAATTTTCGCACCATCAACTCTATCGCCAATTTAGTGGAACGCAAAACTGCTGTTCTGACACAGTAA
- a CDS encoding acyl-CoA dehydrogenase family protein produces the protein MKIELSAQQKNAQAEFRAFVNQEIFPHAGEWDRQEFTPPELIKKIAQRGFLGAILTQEYGGKAMDMITYGILNEEVGRGCSSIRSLLTVHNMVAHALCKWGNKSQKEYWLPKLASGEIIAAFALSEPNVGSDAKSVETTATLVGDTYVLHGQKKWITYGQIADIYLVFAQCEGKPTAFLVSKNSPGFSVKSMCGILGVRASMSAELYFNNCQIPRENLVGRLGFGFAYIAASALDYGRYSVAAGCVGIAQACLEACIKYTNERKQFGVYLKEHQLIRQKITQMIANTKSARLLCYQAGYLKDINDPNSIIETSIAKYFASTVATKIANDAVQLHGGNGCSSEYPVERYLRDSKIMEIIEGSTQIQEITIAESGYQDYLFANVATGLDKQLVERT, from the coding sequence ATGAAAATAGAACTATCTGCTCAACAAAAAAACGCCCAAGCTGAATTTAGAGCTTTTGTTAACCAAGAAATATTTCCTCATGCTGGTGAATGGGATAGACAAGAATTTACGCCACCAGAACTAATTAAAAAAATTGCTCAACGCGGTTTTCTTGGTGCTATCTTAACCCAAGAATATGGTGGTAAGGCAATGGATATGATTACTTATGGCATTCTCAATGAAGAAGTTGGGCGGGGATGTTCTTCTATTAGAAGTTTGCTGACAGTTCACAACATGGTAGCTCATGCTTTGTGTAAATGGGGTAATAAATCTCAAAAAGAATATTGGCTACCGAAACTAGCATCAGGAGAAATTATCGCGGCTTTTGCATTAAGTGAACCGAATGTTGGTAGCGATGCTAAAAGTGTGGAAACAACAGCAACTCTAGTTGGTGATACTTATGTTTTACATGGGCAGAAAAAATGGATTACTTATGGACAAATAGCAGATATCTATTTAGTCTTTGCTCAATGTGAAGGTAAACCTACTGCTTTTTTAGTGTCAAAAAATAGCCCAGGCTTTTCAGTCAAATCCATGTGTGGCATTTTAGGAGTGAGAGCTTCAATGTCGGCAGAATTATATTTTAATAACTGTCAAATTCCGCGAGAAAATTTAGTTGGTAGATTAGGTTTTGGGTTTGCCTATATTGCTGCTTCTGCCCTGGATTATGGTAGATATAGCGTAGCTGCAGGATGTGTTGGTATTGCTCAAGCTTGTTTAGAAGCTTGCATCAAGTATACAAATGAACGTAAACAGTTTGGTGTGTATCTGAAAGAACATCAATTAATTCGCCAAAAGATTACGCAGATGATAGCTAATACCAAATCCGCAAGATTGTTATGTTATCAAGCTGGTTATCTTAAAGATATTAACGACCCTAATTCAATTATCGAGACTTCTATTGCTAAGTATTTTGCATCTACAGTCGCTACCAAAATTGCTAATGATGCTGTACAACTTCATGGCGGGAATGGTTGTAGTAGCGAGTACCCTGTGGAGAGGTATTTACGCGACTCAAAAATTATGGAAATTATTGAAGGTAGTACTCAAATTCAAGAAATTACAATTGCTGAGTCTGGTTATCAAGATTATCTGTTTGCAAATGTGGCTACTGGTTTAGATAAGCAATTAGTAGAGAGAACTTAA